The Arthrobacter sp. NicSoilC5 genome has a window encoding:
- a CDS encoding FtsK/SpoIIIE domain-containing protein, producing MELSISAPAGTPGEMIHEQLVRKLRTGTVTVDGEDLRCVAFGVPPLIEAAILVDGGPVPSTRRPRRRPSPEAAPPLALAVDSGAAAGTVVPLRRGSYSIGRSGTRIVIPDPELSREHARVVVTDTDILLIDLDSANGTYVDGERIRTKVISTNSSIRCGQSTLSLIFADPPGRSLADAGQSVTEPIVVPARVDAGNRAALVLTAVLPLAAGVLLAVLTGMWMFLAFSAASACAVLVPAASGRRQRRNLSAALQSAVKEDRERRRRSAPPLSLVALTAPRGKKTSGPGSGEGVWLRLGQAEQAANVRIEPAGAGPAVPPAGAVPLVLDPDRGLTTIGGPRSATDGAIRSILMQLGGYPRAGTTHVLVHGKPGSLPLTARYLPRVTLTATSHAALSVVTSGHPHGCERAVLLIRGESAEGAADNSIRDTAIRHGWQVLHFRPEEGEWPTPDVFLSERRSVLLEDSCETFFVPDLVPEDVFSGFCRSMAGAPRQGTMEAGSVPATCSLGEVLPLTPAATADRWGSSGQKDGLAVPLGLGAAGTKTVDLHHDGPHLLVAGTTGSGKSELLRSLTLALALSYPPERVNFFLIDFKGGSGLGPLSDLVHCVGLQTDLSSSEMERTLTSLRAELQLREQCLAAARVPDLSAYRSTRAAEDFVLPHLVIVIDEFRMLVEDAPEVLRELLRIASIGRSLGIHLIMATQRPQGALTADIRANVTSSIALRVQSDMESVDVVNCRSAAAISVDAPGRAFLARGTEAAEEFQGASLAVAAGGDSCPVVVHRTIDFLAGQVTGPGKAPASVPTPAEAVEPLAAMVRKLCTQQEKQVPRRPVAPPLPADLEVPASGGQSPCSAVPGSRPLEPVNLSGEVRLGLMDVPEQQRVEALAWSPARHSHAAFIGNPASGAGAALELAVHTLMTRGSESHFYILDATGALLLLASAGRVGALAGLDDLRRGVRILERLVRELGQRRSHPASGKVPLVVVVSGWGSWVSALRAGPLAWAEDLVHDLVRDGAQAGITLLLSGERELVTARFFGAVPNRFYFPAGSTEEGRAMWPRMPSVPAIEGRAVAFGPVSNGGPAVCQFYRSPAPSVLGKSGAGYPGASLRPFRLEPLPEHITVMEVAAVAAPALRLGPSADAQPGREPATVGHQPGRPTTPVRQRDVLLGVAGDELAAASFRIPASGVVAVLGNPGSGKSNTLRALEELNPGQLWCAHEGPPQDAERFWADMLLQAGSGSLPREALLLVDDIDQLAPSALRDVGQLHALGHSLVVTAGYSPALLHRVPLLMNARSSGVGILLGPRSIADGDLFGIRFDVESNPPPGRAALITGGRAVPLQVAWAGAGG from the coding sequence GTGGAACTGTCCATTAGCGCCCCGGCCGGCACGCCAGGCGAGATGATCCACGAGCAGCTGGTCCGGAAGCTCCGTACGGGCACCGTCACCGTAGATGGCGAGGACCTGCGATGTGTGGCCTTCGGAGTACCCCCGCTTATAGAGGCCGCGATCCTTGTCGACGGCGGCCCCGTCCCGTCAACCCGGCGGCCGCGGCGCCGGCCGTCCCCTGAAGCCGCGCCTCCCCTGGCTCTTGCCGTCGACAGCGGCGCCGCCGCGGGGACGGTCGTTCCGTTGCGGCGCGGCAGTTACAGCATTGGCCGAAGCGGAACGCGGATAGTCATCCCGGACCCGGAGTTGTCGCGTGAACACGCGCGGGTTGTGGTCACGGACACCGACATCCTGTTGATTGACCTGGACAGTGCCAACGGCACCTATGTTGACGGTGAAAGGATCCGGACCAAGGTCATCTCCACCAATTCCAGCATCAGATGTGGGCAATCGACCCTGTCGCTGATCTTTGCAGACCCGCCAGGACGGTCACTTGCTGACGCCGGCCAGTCCGTGACGGAGCCCATTGTCGTACCCGCCCGCGTTGACGCCGGAAACCGGGCAGCACTCGTTCTCACCGCGGTTCTCCCACTGGCAGCCGGGGTGCTGCTGGCCGTACTCACGGGGATGTGGATGTTCCTTGCCTTCTCCGCCGCTTCCGCATGTGCCGTCCTCGTTCCTGCTGCCAGCGGACGGCGGCAGAGACGGAACCTGTCCGCTGCCCTGCAGTCCGCGGTGAAGGAAGACAGGGAACGACGACGGCGGAGTGCACCGCCCCTGTCCCTCGTCGCCTTGACAGCACCACGGGGCAAGAAGACGTCCGGTCCCGGCTCCGGCGAAGGCGTCTGGTTGCGGCTGGGCCAGGCAGAGCAGGCGGCCAACGTCCGGATTGAACCGGCAGGCGCCGGTCCCGCGGTTCCACCGGCAGGGGCGGTCCCCCTGGTCCTGGACCCGGACCGCGGACTCACCACCATTGGCGGTCCGCGGTCCGCCACTGACGGCGCCATCCGGTCCATACTCATGCAACTGGGCGGGTATCCGCGCGCAGGCACAACTCACGTGCTGGTTCATGGAAAGCCGGGAAGCCTGCCACTCACCGCCCGGTATCTGCCCAGGGTGACTCTCACTGCCACATCACACGCAGCCCTCAGTGTGGTGACCAGCGGTCATCCGCACGGCTGCGAGCGCGCCGTCCTGCTGATTCGAGGGGAAAGCGCTGAAGGGGCAGCTGATAACTCAATACGGGACACAGCGATTCGACACGGATGGCAGGTGCTCCACTTCCGGCCGGAAGAGGGGGAATGGCCCACACCGGACGTCTTTCTTTCCGAGCGCAGGTCTGTCCTCCTCGAGGATTCTTGCGAGACCTTCTTTGTTCCCGATCTGGTGCCGGAGGATGTCTTCAGCGGTTTCTGCCGGAGCATGGCAGGCGCTCCGCGGCAAGGCACGATGGAAGCGGGATCCGTTCCCGCCACCTGCAGCCTCGGCGAGGTCCTGCCGTTGACGCCTGCAGCCACAGCCGACCGTTGGGGCTCCAGCGGGCAAAAGGACGGGCTGGCCGTACCGTTGGGCCTCGGTGCGGCAGGAACCAAGACCGTGGATCTGCACCACGACGGGCCCCACCTGCTGGTGGCGGGCACCACAGGCTCCGGGAAATCGGAACTGCTCCGCAGCCTTACGCTCGCACTCGCCCTCAGCTATCCGCCCGAGCGGGTCAACTTCTTCCTGATCGATTTCAAGGGCGGTTCGGGGCTTGGTCCGCTGAGTGACCTCGTCCACTGTGTGGGACTGCAGACCGACCTTTCCAGCTCCGAAATGGAACGGACACTGACCTCGCTCCGCGCCGAACTGCAACTCCGGGAGCAATGCCTTGCTGCGGCCCGGGTCCCGGACCTTTCCGCGTACCGCTCCACCAGGGCGGCGGAGGACTTTGTGCTCCCCCATTTGGTCATTGTCATCGACGAGTTCAGGATGCTGGTGGAGGATGCGCCGGAGGTGCTTCGTGAGCTGCTGCGCATAGCGTCCATCGGGCGTTCCTTGGGGATCCACCTGATCATGGCAACGCAGAGGCCGCAGGGAGCGCTGACAGCGGACATCCGCGCGAACGTTACGTCCAGCATCGCCCTTCGTGTGCAATCCGACATGGAGTCGGTTGATGTGGTCAATTGCAGGAGCGCTGCGGCCATCAGTGTGGACGCACCTGGCCGGGCGTTCCTGGCCCGTGGGACGGAGGCCGCCGAAGAGTTCCAGGGTGCGTCACTGGCCGTGGCGGCGGGAGGTGACTCATGTCCCGTGGTTGTCCACCGGACGATCGACTTTCTGGCGGGCCAGGTTACCGGGCCCGGTAAGGCGCCAGCCTCTGTGCCAACTCCGGCGGAGGCTGTGGAACCCTTGGCGGCCATGGTGCGGAAGCTCTGCACCCAGCAGGAGAAGCAGGTCCCGAGGAGGCCCGTCGCCCCTCCGCTGCCGGCGGATCTGGAAGTACCCGCCTCCGGTGGTCAGTCCCCCTGCTCTGCCGTTCCCGGTTCGCGGCCGCTGGAACCCGTCAACTTGTCGGGTGAAGTCCGCCTCGGCCTCATGGACGTGCCCGAACAGCAACGGGTGGAAGCCCTGGCGTGGAGTCCTGCCCGCCACAGCCACGCAGCATTTATCGGCAACCCTGCGTCCGGTGCCGGGGCGGCCTTGGAGCTGGCTGTCCACACATTGATGACCCGTGGCAGTGAATCCCACTTTTACATACTGGACGCCACGGGAGCTCTCCTCCTACTGGCCAGTGCCGGCCGGGTGGGAGCACTGGCCGGACTGGATGATCTGCGGCGTGGAGTTCGGATTCTGGAGCGGCTTGTCCGGGAGCTGGGTCAGCGGCGGAGCCATCCAGCCTCCGGGAAGGTGCCTCTTGTTGTCGTCGTCTCCGGCTGGGGGTCCTGGGTGTCGGCTTTGCGTGCGGGACCGCTCGCATGGGCTGAGGACCTGGTCCACGACCTGGTCCGTGACGGCGCCCAGGCAGGGATAACGCTGCTGCTCTCCGGGGAGCGGGAGCTTGTCACTGCCAGGTTCTTCGGCGCCGTTCCCAACCGATTCTATTTTCCGGCCGGTTCCACCGAGGAGGGCCGTGCCATGTGGCCGCGAATGCCCTCGGTACCCGCCATTGAAGGGAGGGCTGTTGCCTTCGGCCCGGTTTCCAACGGCGGTCCGGCTGTCTGCCAGTTCTACCGGAGCCCGGCGCCGAGTGTCCTGGGCAAAAGCGGCGCGGGATATCCGGGTGCCTCGCTGCGGCCATTCCGGCTGGAACCCCTCCCCGAGCACATCACCGTGATGGAGGTGGCAGCAGTGGCGGCACCGGCACTCCGGCTGGGTCCATCAGCCGACGCCCAGCCAGGCCGGGAACCAGCCACCGTCGGTCATCAGCCGGGGCGGCCCACAACCCCCGTGAGGCAACGGGATGTCCTCCTCGGAGTGGCCGGGGATGAGCTCGCCGCAGCGTCCTTCCGCATTCCGGCCAGCGGGGTAGTTGCGGTGCTTGGCAACCCCGGAAGCGGCAAGAGCAATACCCTCCGCGCGTTGGAGGAACTCAACCCCGGCCAACTGTGGTGCGCACATGAAGGGCCGCCCCAGGACGCGGAGCGTTTTTGGGCAGATATGCTCCTGCAGGCGGGGAGTGGTTCTTTGCCGCGGGAGGCACTGCTGCTGGTTGACGACATCGACCAGCTCGCCCCTTCGGCACTGAGGGACGTGGGCCAACTACATGCCCTGGGCCATTCCCTGGTGGTAACCGCTGGTTACAGTCCTGCGCTTCTCCATCGTGTCCCGCTCCTCATGAATGCAAGGTCATCCGGCGTCGGGATACTGCTAGGCCCGCGTTCGATCGCTGACGGCGACCTTTTCGGGATACGGTTCGACGTCGAGTCCAATCCCCCGCCGGGACGTGCTGCCCTCATCACCGGCGGCCGCGCCGTCCCCCTCCAGGTGGCGTGGGCTGGAGCAGGTGGGTGA
- a CDS encoding WhiB family transcriptional regulator, which yields MDWRNRAACLDKDPELFFPVGNTGPALLQIEEAKSVCRRCPVVDTCLQWALESGQDAGVWGGMSEDERRALKRRAARARRAS from the coding sequence ATGGATTGGCGTAACCGCGCAGCGTGCCTCGACAAGGACCCGGAACTGTTCTTCCCCGTCGGGAATACAGGACCGGCCCTCCTGCAGATCGAGGAAGCAAAGAGCGTCTGCCGCCGGTGCCCCGTTGTCGACACCTGCCTGCAGTGGGCCCTTGAGTCCGGCCAGGACGCCGGAGTCTGGGGTGGCATGAGCGAAGACGAGCGCCGCGCCCTGAAGCGGCGCGCCGCCCGCGCACGCCGCGCCTCCTAG
- a CDS encoding PAS domain-containing sensor histidine kinase: MAIFTDPIREHADFGPGDAEWLHLLVGDWQMVADLAFADLALWFPHPELGYIALAHVRPSTTHTAFHSDFVGEGIRSDLQPLVDKAWNSRSIERSSETNWNSEMALRVEAVPMVRNGRTLAVVTTHMDLSSSRMPSRLELTYRQCAYDLLRMGTLGLWPDFASPTGSRRGAPRVGDGLIRLDADGVVQYASPNGVSAFRRLGDGESLEGRSLAEVTAGLLKDRRLVDETLPLVVTGRMPWRSEIESRGVSLSLRAIPLRDEQQRFGALVLCRDVSELRRREMELVTKDATIREIHHRVKNNLQTVAALLRMQSRRMVSDEAKQGLEQAMRRVATIALVHETLSQGLTQSVDFDELIGRQFRLSAEVASPSQQVRTERSGSFGELPSDLATPLALVINELVTNAVEHGLEGRAGTVWLVADRSEAEDGEELTVTIADDGVGLPQTPHVEGLGLQIVRTLVTSELGGTITWERREGGGTEVKIRLSLAGK; this comes from the coding sequence GTGGCAATCTTTACGGACCCCATCAGGGAGCACGCTGATTTCGGGCCGGGCGATGCCGAATGGCTGCACCTCCTGGTGGGGGACTGGCAGATGGTTGCGGACCTTGCGTTCGCCGACCTGGCGCTGTGGTTCCCCCACCCGGAGCTTGGCTACATTGCCCTGGCCCACGTGCGTCCTTCCACCACGCACACGGCATTCCACAGTGACTTCGTGGGTGAGGGCATCCGCTCCGACCTGCAGCCGCTCGTGGACAAGGCATGGAACAGCAGGTCCATCGAGCGCTCCAGCGAGACGAACTGGAACAGTGAGATGGCCCTGCGGGTGGAGGCTGTCCCCATGGTGCGCAACGGGCGGACACTTGCGGTTGTTACCACCCACATGGACCTTTCCAGTTCACGGATGCCGTCCCGGCTTGAGTTGACGTACCGGCAGTGCGCTTACGATCTCCTGAGGATGGGCACCCTGGGCTTGTGGCCGGACTTTGCCTCGCCCACGGGCTCCCGGCGGGGCGCTCCCCGTGTGGGCGACGGGCTGATCAGGCTGGATGCCGACGGGGTGGTGCAGTACGCGAGCCCGAACGGAGTTTCAGCCTTCCGCCGGCTGGGCGACGGGGAGTCCCTGGAGGGGCGTTCGCTCGCTGAAGTCACCGCCGGCCTGCTCAAGGACCGCCGGCTGGTCGATGAGACCCTGCCGCTTGTAGTCACCGGCCGCATGCCCTGGCGCAGCGAGATTGAGTCCAGGGGAGTAAGCCTGTCGCTGCGTGCCATCCCGCTCCGGGATGAGCAGCAGCGGTTCGGCGCGCTGGTCCTCTGCCGCGATGTCTCAGAGCTGCGCCGCCGTGAAATGGAGCTGGTGACCAAGGACGCCACCATCCGCGAAATCCACCACCGGGTCAAGAACAATCTGCAGACGGTGGCTGCCCTGCTGCGGATGCAGTCCCGGCGCATGGTGAGCGATGAAGCAAAGCAGGGCCTGGAGCAGGCCATGCGCCGCGTGGCCACCATTGCACTGGTCCATGAGACGTTGTCGCAGGGGCTGACGCAGAGCGTCGATTTCGACGAACTGATCGGCCGCCAGTTCCGGCTGTCCGCGGAAGTGGCTTCCCCTTCACAGCAGGTCAGGACCGAACGCTCCGGCAGCTTCGGGGAGCTCCCCAGCGATCTCGCCACCCCGCTTGCCCTGGTGATCAACGAACTGGTGACCAATGCTGTGGAGCACGGCCTTGAGGGGAGGGCCGGCACCGTGTGGCTGGTTGCTGACCGTTCCGAAGCGGAGGACGGCGAAGAGCTGACCGTAACCATTGCCGATGACGGCGTGGGCCTTCCGCAGACCCCGCATGTGGAGGGCCTTGGCCTGCAGATTGTGCGGACGCTCGTCACGAGCGAGCTCGGCGGCACCATCACGTGGGAGCGGCGCGAGGGCGGCGGGACCGAGGTCAAGATCCGGCTCAGCCTGGCCGGGAAGTAG